In one Lysobacter alkalisoli genomic region, the following are encoded:
- a CDS encoding endonuclease, with protein MNRSALLRNALLSSTLLLATALVPASALAEVFINEIHYDNDGADTGEGIEVVATAGESLSGYRIYRYNGSSPSAAKVYGNDPLPAGSTIACGGNVRIAVLAYPSNGLQNGPNDGMALVDGNGQVVQFLSYEGAITAVDGPAKGRTSLNLPVAESGATPVGHSLQLGGSGSGYADFSWNEAAAQTFGACNNGQSFVAPNPPPEITATQPADGANDFPAAGDLGVAFSESVTLSAGALALQCAQSGSIALQHANSGSSFTVTTGTALYAGETCTFSIHASQITDSGGAHLVVDTHVDFSVASGSGGGGDYYAQVNTSSPGQLRCSLHQTIRGHTVYPYSGSGTTSTWNILEIADEDPNNPNRILDAYRNRSYAKGSDRAGTGSGATYNREHTWPNSLGFGSRTGDLGLPNAPYTDTHMLYLTDTGYNSDRGNKPYSDCPSQANCGERVTDANNGAGGGSGVFPGNSNWVQGDGFQVWGQRRGDMARAVMYMAIRYEGGQDINSGQSEPDLELTDNRSLIVATSSSPAYMGLLSTLLEWHQADPPDDAERARNEVIYSFQGNRNPFIDHPEWATPELFTSSTPAICELN; from the coding sequence ATGAACCGCAGCGCCCTGCTCCGCAATGCCCTGCTCAGCAGCACCCTGTTGCTCGCCACAGCACTCGTGCCCGCGTCCGCGCTGGCCGAGGTGTTCATCAATGAGATCCACTACGACAACGACGGCGCCGATACCGGCGAAGGGATCGAGGTCGTCGCCACCGCAGGCGAGAGCCTGTCCGGCTACCGGATCTACCGCTACAACGGCAGTTCGCCCTCGGCCGCCAAGGTCTATGGCAACGATCCGCTGCCGGCCGGCAGCACGATCGCCTGCGGCGGCAACGTGCGTATCGCCGTGCTCGCCTATCCGAGCAACGGCCTGCAGAACGGTCCCAACGACGGCATGGCACTGGTCGACGGCAACGGCCAGGTGGTGCAGTTCCTGAGCTACGAGGGCGCGATCACCGCCGTCGACGGTCCAGCCAAGGGGCGCACCAGCCTCAATCTTCCAGTGGCGGAATCCGGCGCCACCCCGGTCGGCCATTCGCTGCAGCTCGGCGGCAGCGGCAGCGGCTACGCGGACTTCAGCTGGAACGAAGCCGCCGCGCAAACCTTCGGCGCCTGCAACAACGGCCAGAGTTTCGTCGCGCCGAACCCGCCACCGGAAATCACCGCCACCCAGCCGGCCGACGGCGCCAACGACTTCCCTGCCGCCGGTGACCTCGGGGTTGCCTTCAGCGAGAGCGTGACCCTCTCCGCTGGCGCCCTCGCTCTGCAATGCGCGCAATCGGGCTCCATCGCCCTGCAGCATGCAAACAGTGGCAGCAGCTTCACCGTCACCACCGGCACCGCGCTGTACGCGGGCGAAACCTGCACCTTCTCCATCCACGCCAGCCAGATCACCGACAGCGGCGGCGCACACCTGGTCGTGGACACCCATGTCGACTTCAGCGTCGCCAGTGGCAGTGGCGGCGGCGGCGACTACTACGCGCAGGTCAACACCAGCAGCCCGGGCCAGCTGCGCTGCTCGCTGCACCAAACCATCCGCGGCCACACCGTCTACCCGTACAGCGGCTCGGGAACCACCAGCACCTGGAACATCCTGGAGATCGCCGACGAGGACCCGAACAACCCGAACCGCATCCTCGATGCCTACCGCAACCGCAGCTACGCCAAGGGCAGCGACCGCGCGGGCACCGGCAGCGGCGCGACCTACAACCGCGAGCACACCTGGCCCAACTCGCTGGGCTTCGGCAGCCGCACCGGCGACCTCGGCCTGCCGAACGCGCCCTACACCGACACCCACATGCTGTACCTGACCGACACCGGCTACAACTCGGATCGCGGCAACAAGCCGTACTCCGACTGCCCGTCGCAGGCCAACTGCGGCGAGCGGGTGACCGATGCCAACAACGGCGCAGGGGGTGGCAGCGGCGTGTTCCCGGGCAATTCGAACTGGGTCCAGGGCGACGGCTTCCAGGTCTGGGGTCAGCGCCGCGGCGACATGGCACGTGCGGTGATGTACATGGCGATCCGCTACGAGGGCGGCCAGGACATCAACAGCGGCCAGTCCGAGCCGGACCTGGAGCTGACCGACAACCGCAGCCTGATCGTCGCCACCTCCAGCTCGCCTGCCTACATGGGGCTGCTCTCCACGCTGCTGGAATGGCACCAGGCCGATCCGCCCGACGACGCCGAACGCGCCCGCAACGAGGTGATCTACAGCTTCCAGGGCAACCGCAACCCCTTCATCGACCATCCGGAATGGGCAACGCCGGAGCTGTTCACCTCAAGCACGCCGGCCATCTGCGAACTGAACTGA
- a CDS encoding helix-turn-helix transcriptional regulator, producing the protein MTLQQRIRLARRHAGLSQAAVARAVGVQRSAVSHWEAMLGKSPSTGHMRELALVTQVQFEWLATGRGRMTLSDEVAMDSVAAADALLVDDPLELRLLNAFRQTPALARAPLVEIAEQLGVQRAGRLRGNEGRIPGTDRPG; encoded by the coding sequence ATGACCCTGCAACAACGCATCCGCCTGGCCCGTCGCCACGCCGGACTATCCCAGGCCGCCGTGGCTCGTGCCGTCGGCGTACAACGCAGCGCCGTCAGTCACTGGGAGGCCATGCTTGGCAAATCGCCCAGCACCGGCCACATGCGCGAACTGGCCCTGGTCACCCAGGTGCAGTTCGAGTGGCTGGCGACCGGGCGCGGCCGGATGACCCTGTCCGATGAGGTGGCGATGGATTCGGTGGCCGCTGCCGATGCACTGCTGGTCGACGACCCGCTCGAACTGCGCCTGCTGAACGCCTTCCGCCAGACGCCGGCACTGGCACGCGCGCCTCTGGTGGAGATCGCCGAACAGCTGGGGGTCCAGCGCGCCGGTCGCCTGCGTGGCAACGAGGGCCGCATTCCGGGAACCGACCGGCCGGGGTGA
- the groES gene encoding co-chaperone GroES: MNIKPLYDRVVIKRMEEEKMSAGGIVIPDSATEKPIKGEVVAVGEGKVLDNGNVRAPKVKAGDKVLFGKYSGTEVKLDGTEYLVVKEDDIFAVLG; this comes from the coding sequence ATGAACATCAAGCCGCTCTACGACCGCGTGGTCATCAAGCGCATGGAAGAAGAAAAGATGTCCGCCGGCGGCATCGTGATTCCGGACTCGGCCACCGAGAAGCCGATCAAGGGTGAGGTCGTCGCCGTCGGCGAGGGCAAGGTGCTCGACAACGGCAACGTGCGTGCGCCGAAGGTCAAGGCCGGCGACAAGGTGCTGTTCGGCAAGTACAGCGGCACCGAGGTCAAGCTCGATGGCACCGAGTACCTGGTGGTGAAGGAAGACGACATCTTCGCGGTGCTCGGCTGA
- the groL gene encoding chaperonin GroEL (60 kDa chaperone family; promotes refolding of misfolded polypeptides especially under stressful conditions; forms two stacked rings of heptamers to form a barrel-shaped 14mer; ends can be capped by GroES; misfolded proteins enter the barrel where they are refolded when GroES binds) gives MAAKEIRFGEDARAKMLRGVNTLANAVKATLGPKGRNVVLDKSFGAPTITKDGVSVAKEIELQDKFENMGAQMVKEVASKTSDNAGDGTTTATVLAQALIREGMKAVAAGMNPMDLKRGIDKAVIGAVDELKKLSKPSSTSKEIAQVGAISANSDANIGDLIAQAMDKVGKEGVITVEDGSGLENELDVVEGMQFDRGYLSPYFINNQQSMQAELDDPYILLHDKKISNVRDLLPVLEGVAKAGKPLLIIAEDIEGEALATLVVNTIRGIVKVCAVKAPGFGDRRKAMLEDMAILTGGTVISEEVGLQLEKATINDLGRAKKVQISKENTTIIDGAGETGGIEARIKQIKAQIEETSSDYDREKLQERVAKLAGGVAVIKVGASTEIEMKEKKARVEDALHATRAAVEEGIVPGGGVALIRALAAVGALKGDNEDQNHGITIALRAMEAPLREIVTNAGEEPSVIVNKVKEGKGSFGYNAATGEFGDMLELGILDPTKVTRTALQNAASIAGLMITTEAMVAELPKKDEPAMPPGGGMGDMGGMGF, from the coding sequence ATGGCTGCCAAGGAAATCCGCTTCGGTGAAGACGCGCGTGCCAAGATGCTGCGCGGCGTCAACACGCTCGCCAACGCCGTCAAGGCCACCCTCGGCCCGAAGGGCCGCAACGTCGTGCTCGACAAGAGCTTCGGCGCCCCGACCATCACCAAGGACGGCGTCTCCGTCGCCAAGGAAATCGAACTGCAGGACAAGTTCGAGAACATGGGCGCGCAGATGGTGAAGGAAGTCGCTTCCAAGACCTCCGACAACGCCGGTGACGGCACCACCACCGCGACCGTGCTGGCCCAGGCGCTGATCCGCGAGGGCATGAAGGCGGTCGCCGCCGGCATGAACCCGATGGACCTCAAGCGCGGCATCGACAAGGCCGTGATCGGCGCCGTCGATGAGCTCAAGAAGCTCAGCAAGCCGTCGTCGACCAGCAAGGAGATCGCCCAGGTCGGCGCCATCTCCGCCAACTCCGATGCCAACATCGGCGACCTGATCGCCCAGGCGATGGACAAGGTCGGCAAGGAAGGCGTGATCACCGTCGAGGACGGTTCGGGCCTGGAGAACGAGCTCGACGTGGTCGAGGGCATGCAGTTCGACCGCGGCTATCTGTCGCCGTACTTCATCAACAACCAGCAGTCGATGCAGGCCGAGCTGGACGACCCGTACATCCTGCTGCACGACAAGAAGATCTCCAACGTGCGCGACCTGCTGCCCGTCCTCGAGGGCGTGGCCAAGGCCGGCAAGCCGCTGCTGATCATCGCCGAGGACATCGAGGGCGAGGCGCTGGCGACCCTGGTGGTCAACACCATCCGCGGCATCGTCAAGGTCTGCGCGGTCAAGGCCCCGGGCTTCGGCGACCGTCGCAAGGCGATGCTGGAGGACATGGCGATCCTCACCGGCGGCACCGTGATCTCCGAGGAAGTCGGCCTGCAGCTGGAGAAGGCCACCATCAACGACCTCGGCCGTGCCAAGAAGGTGCAGATCAGCAAGGAGAACACCACCATCATCGACGGCGCCGGCGAGACCGGCGGCATCGAGGCGCGCATCAAGCAGATCAAGGCGCAGATCGAGGAGACCTCCTCGGACTACGACCGCGAGAAGCTGCAGGAGCGCGTGGCCAAGCTGGCCGGCGGCGTGGCGGTGATCAAGGTCGGCGCTTCGACCGAGATCGAGATGAAGGAGAAGAAGGCGCGCGTCGAAGACGCCCTGCACGCGACCCGTGCGGCGGTCGAGGAAGGCATCGTGCCGGGTGGCGGCGTCGCCCTGATCCGCGCACTGGCCGCCGTCGGCGCCCTGAAGGGTGACAACGAGGACCAGAACCACGGCATCACCATCGCCCTGCGTGCGATGGAAGCCCCGCTGCGCGAGATCGTGACCAATGCCGGCGAAGAGCCGTCGGTCATCGTCAACAAGGTGAAGGAAGGCAAGGGCAGCTTCGGCTACAACGCCGCGACCGGCGAGTTCGGCGACATGCTCGAGCTGGGCATCCTGGACCCGACCAAGGTCACCCGCACCGCGCTGCAGAACGCCGCGTCGATCGCCGGGCTGATGATCACCACCGAGGCGATGGTCGCCGAGCTGCCGAAGAAGGACGAGCCGGCGATGCCGCCGGGCGGCGGCATGGGCGACATGGGCGGCATGGGCTTCTGA
- a CDS encoding DUF4380 domain-containing protein has protein sequence MPPSRRTATLLSLLFAWPALAGQPERIRLQSPEAVLEVTPALGGRVLHFAAPGAPNLLKVGAEVDARPYPEVSAHADDIGHLGHDVWLGPQSEWWTDQSVNTERRDARAPWPPDPFLSFAVTRVLEQNADKLVLDGIDSPVSGVRLSKSFELDSKDPATVVLHVVARNIHDRPISRDLWFNTRASAAMRVYVPVAGAGDVRIESHERMAPPAWRIEGGLFSLLSPPLPEDLDTRRGKVFLQPSTGWMAGFFAGQALVIRFDHHPVERIHAEHGQVELYVEHGDDPAAGLLELEVHAPYRTLAAGETMVASERWSVLRYDGDDDPAAHAAFLCTVAAPRLRAPELCPAAGDADAVAP, from the coding sequence ATGCCGCCCAGCCGCCGCACCGCCACGCTGTTGTCACTGCTGTTCGCATGGCCCGCCCTCGCCGGCCAGCCGGAACGCATCCGCCTGCAGTCGCCGGAAGCGGTGCTGGAGGTCACGCCTGCGCTAGGTGGCCGCGTGCTGCACTTCGCGGCGCCCGGCGCCCCCAACCTGTTGAAGGTGGGGGCCGAAGTCGATGCACGACCGTATCCGGAGGTCAGCGCGCACGCGGACGACATCGGCCACCTCGGGCACGACGTCTGGCTCGGCCCGCAGAGCGAGTGGTGGACCGACCAGTCCGTGAATACGGAACGACGTGACGCGCGCGCGCCCTGGCCACCCGACCCGTTCCTCTCGTTCGCAGTCACCCGCGTGCTCGAGCAGAACGCAGACAAGCTGGTGCTGGACGGTATCGACAGCCCGGTCAGTGGCGTCCGGCTAAGCAAGTCGTTCGAACTCGACTCCAAGGACCCGGCTACGGTGGTGCTGCATGTGGTGGCGCGCAACATCCACGACCGGCCGATCTCTCGCGACCTGTGGTTCAACACCCGCGCCAGTGCGGCGATGCGGGTCTACGTGCCGGTCGCCGGCGCGGGCGACGTCCGCATCGAGTCACACGAGCGCATGGCGCCACCGGCCTGGCGGATCGAAGGCGGCCTGTTCTCGCTGTTGTCGCCGCCGTTGCCCGAGGACCTTGATACCCGGCGCGGCAAGGTCTTCCTGCAGCCATCCACGGGCTGGATGGCCGGCTTCTTCGCCGGTCAGGCCTTGGTCATCCGCTTCGACCACCACCCGGTCGAGCGCATCCACGCAGAGCACGGCCAGGTCGAACTGTACGTCGAACACGGCGACGATCCAGCGGCCGGCCTGCTGGAACTCGAAGTCCATGCGCCGTATCGCACGCTGGCCGCGGGCGAAACCATGGTCGCGTCGGAACGCTGGAGCGTGTTGCGCTACGACGGCGACGACGATCCGGCCGCGCATGCCGCGTTCCTGTGCACGGTCGCGGCGCCTCGCCTGCGCGCGCCCGAACTGTGTCCAGCCGCGGGCGACGCCGACGCGGTCGCACCATGA
- a CDS encoding NAD(P)/FAD-dependent oxidoreductase translates to MPEQPDAVILGGGLAGLSLALQLRTRFPEIRVLVLERRAHPLPVAAHKVGESTVEIGAHYFAHTLGLREHLEQAHLRKFGFRFFFSDGRRDLPAVTELGVKRVLPTPTYQIDRGIFENFLGEEARRRGVDFRAAATVRGFEVAEGDGPHRVRFEDAAGEHQVQARWLFDASGRAGLLKRRLDLAEPNDHDANAVWFRLDQRLALDEWCGDPEWHDLCSPPERWRSTNHMVGPGYWVWLIPLSSGAHSVGIVADAKMHPLETMNSFERALEWLHRHQPLVADHVESARDTLMDFAFFRDFSYGCRQVFSPRRWALTGESGLFLDPFYSPGSDFIAIANTYICELVERDREGASLAPYARIYEELYFSFYRNMLTLYRDQYPIFGNAEVLPLKVLWDYAYYWGVLCPLVFQQRLADIGLLGELRPQLEQAQALNARMQQLFRDWHEAGGHGNPAVMLDQGELDWFYELNRGLHDSLDDAGVRAHLRGNIELLERLAAALEERAGRTSSVAGARPALFGQAA, encoded by the coding sequence ATGCCCGAGCAACCCGATGCCGTGATCCTCGGCGGCGGACTGGCCGGCCTGAGTCTGGCGCTGCAGCTGCGCACGCGCTTCCCCGAGATCCGGGTGCTGGTGCTGGAGCGCCGCGCGCATCCGCTGCCGGTGGCCGCGCACAAGGTCGGCGAATCGACCGTCGAGATCGGCGCGCACTACTTCGCGCACACCTTGGGCCTGCGCGAGCACCTCGAGCAGGCGCACCTGCGCAAGTTCGGCTTCCGCTTCTTCTTCTCCGACGGCCGCCGCGACCTGCCCGCGGTCACCGAGCTGGGCGTGAAGCGGGTGCTGCCCACGCCCACCTACCAGATCGACCGCGGCATCTTCGAGAACTTCCTCGGCGAGGAGGCGCGCCGCCGTGGCGTCGACTTCCGCGCCGCCGCCACCGTGCGCGGCTTCGAGGTCGCCGAAGGCGACGGCCCGCACCGGGTGCGCTTCGAGGACGCCGCCGGCGAGCATCAGGTACAGGCGCGCTGGCTGTTCGACGCCTCGGGCCGCGCCGGTCTGCTCAAGCGCCGCCTGGACCTGGCCGAGCCCAACGACCACGACGCCAACGCGGTGTGGTTCCGGCTCGACCAGCGCCTGGCGCTGGACGAGTGGTGCGGCGACCCCGAATGGCACGACCTGTGCTCGCCGCCGGAGCGCTGGCGCTCGACCAACCACATGGTCGGCCCCGGCTACTGGGTGTGGCTGATCCCGCTGTCCTCGGGCGCGCACTCGGTGGGCATCGTCGCGGACGCCAAGATGCATCCGCTGGAGACGATGAACAGCTTCGAGCGCGCGCTGGAATGGCTGCACCGGCATCAGCCGCTGGTGGCCGACCACGTGGAATCCGCCCGCGACACGCTCATGGACTTCGCGTTCTTCCGCGATTTCTCCTACGGCTGCCGGCAGGTGTTCTCGCCGCGGCGCTGGGCACTGACCGGCGAGTCGGGCCTGTTCCTGGACCCGTTCTACTCCCCGGGCAGCGACTTCATCGCGATCGCCAACACCTACATCTGCGAACTGGTCGAACGCGACCGCGAGGGCGCCTCGCTGGCGCCGTACGCGCGGATCTACGAGGAACTGTACTTCTCGTTCTACCGCAACATGCTCACGCTGTACCGCGACCAGTACCCGATCTTCGGCAATGCCGAGGTGCTGCCGCTGAAGGTGCTGTGGGACTACGCCTACTACTGGGGCGTGCTGTGCCCGCTGGTGTTCCAGCAGCGCCTGGCCGACATCGGCCTGCTCGGCGAGCTGCGCCCGCAGCTGGAGCAGGCCCAGGCGCTCAACGCGCGCATGCAGCAGCTGTTCCGCGACTGGCACGAAGCCGGCGGCCACGGCAACCCGGCGGTGATGCTCGACCAGGGTGAACTGGACTGGTTCTACGAACTCAACCGCGGCCTGCACGACAGCCTCGACGACGCCGGCGTGCGCGCGCACCTGCGCGGGAACATCGAGCTGCTCGAGCGGCTCGCCGCGGCACTGGAGGAACGCGCCGGGCGGACCAGCAGCGTGGCTGGCGCGCGCCCCGCGCTGTTCGGCCAGGCGGCCTGA
- a CDS encoding S8 family serine peptidase produces the protein MKKPNLLATGIGLALLGLGAFATAQANTYVVMTHGKGLNPAQTTRIQAAGGTVTAHLPQIGVAIVEAGSDFGVRAAGINGIRSISPDVGIQFDQIEPLEISEADFVNPPLAAGMDNFHNLQWGHAAIDAAGAWNQDQFGAGATVAVLDSGVNCTHPDLAPNLLLDKAASFVPDETACNTSGSSHGTHVAGTIAAPMTGAGANSGVIGVAPQAKVIPVKVLSAITGSGSFAGIIQGIVHATDSGANVINMSLGVRGGMPIGGSEVAELVNATARATRHARASGVLVVASAGNDGRDLDKDSGVEICDDDDNCARYNLRAFPAQLPGVLSVAATGPEGWALDPLDTPLDRPASYSNYGLSGIDLSAPGGDFTYPGNENCSFVVTAPCWAMDMVISTTLTGWGWNAGTSMAAPHVSGVAALVYGKHGGNINPSQVESILRRSADQPGQAGKDPHFGHGRVNAAAAVGL, from the coding sequence ATGAAGAAACCTAACCTCCTGGCGACTGGTATCGGCCTGGCCCTTCTGGGCCTCGGCGCGTTCGCCACCGCGCAGGCCAATACCTACGTTGTCATGACCCACGGCAAGGGCCTGAACCCGGCCCAGACCACGCGCATCCAGGCCGCGGGCGGCACCGTCACTGCGCATCTGCCGCAGATCGGCGTGGCCATCGTCGAGGCCGGAAGTGACTTTGGCGTTCGCGCTGCCGGTATAAACGGCATCCGCTCGATCAGCCCGGATGTCGGAATCCAGTTCGACCAGATCGAACCGCTGGAAATTTCCGAGGCCGATTTCGTCAATCCGCCACTGGCCGCAGGCATGGATAACTTCCACAACCTGCAATGGGGCCATGCCGCGATCGACGCCGCGGGCGCGTGGAACCAGGATCAGTTCGGGGCCGGCGCGACCGTGGCCGTGCTCGACTCCGGGGTCAACTGCACCCATCCCGATCTGGCACCGAACCTGCTGCTCGACAAGGCCGCTTCCTTCGTCCCTGACGAGACGGCCTGCAATACCTCGGGCAGCAGCCACGGCACTCATGTCGCCGGCACCATCGCCGCGCCGATGACCGGTGCCGGCGCCAACAGCGGTGTGATCGGCGTGGCGCCGCAGGCCAAGGTCATCCCGGTCAAGGTGCTGTCGGCGATCACCGGCAGCGGCAGTTTCGCCGGCATCATCCAGGGCATCGTGCATGCAACCGATTCCGGCGCCAACGTGATCAACATGAGTCTCGGTGTCCGCGGTGGCATGCCGATCGGTGGCAGCGAGGTCGCCGAACTGGTCAATGCGACCGCGCGCGCGACCCGCCATGCACGTGCCAGCGGCGTGCTCGTGGTCGCCTCGGCCGGCAACGATGGCCGTGACCTCGACAAGGATTCCGGTGTCGAGATCTGCGACGATGACGACAACTGTGCACGCTACAACCTGCGCGCGTTCCCGGCGCAGTTGCCGGGCGTGCTGTCGGTGGCCGCGACCGGCCCGGAGGGTTGGGCGCTGGATCCGCTCGACACCCCGCTCGACCGTCCCGCCAGCTATTCCAACTACGGGCTGTCGGGCATCGACCTGTCGGCACCGGGCGGCGACTTCACCTATCCGGGCAACGAGAACTGCAGCTTCGTGGTGACCGCCCCGTGCTGGGCGATGGACATGGTCATCAGCACCACCCTGACCGGCTGGGGCTGGAATGCCGGTACCTCGATGGCGGCGCCGCATGTCTCCGGCGTCGCGGCGCTGGTCTACGGCAAGCATGGCGGCAACATCAACCCGTCACAGGTCGAGTCGATCCTGCGTCGCAGCGCCGATCAGCCCGGCCAGGCGGGCAAGGATCCGCATTTCGGCCATGGGCGCGTCAACGCGGCCGCCGCCGTCGGCCTCTGA